Proteins found in one Anopheles aquasalis chromosome 3, idAnoAquaMG_Q_19, whole genome shotgun sequence genomic segment:
- the LOC126575057 gene encoding 1-acyl-sn-glycerol-3-phosphate acyltransferase gamma-like, whose product MAGGLSAMLKQSTLVHLCFAISFFTSGLIINTVQCILYIGLKPFNKHLYRTIGYYLCYSFYSQLVFLADWWSNTTLNLYISDEDMKHCGTEHVLLLMNHTYEIDWLIGWMFCEKVRVLGNCKAYAKKVIQYIPTIGWAWKFAEFVFLERSFEKDREIIGRQITEILDYPDPVWLLLNAEGTRFTESKHAASVKFAKEKGMVPLKHHLIPRTKGFTASLPYLREKCPAVLDIQLAISKDSTVKPTIFNILNGKPITAHMCVRRFPTKSLPEQEEEAAAWLQNLFRQKDRMQDSFHRHGNFFTDSGITERPKVTLHRRPTTLLNTAFWAVATLTPMLYYLVRLLFSGEILYFSIGVGILFAFYMLMVKAIGMSKISKASSYGAVKGQHGENGQQVNSGDGIAQTSTESAKDK is encoded by the exons atggcCGGAGGGCTGTCGGCAATGTTGAAACAATCGACGCTGGTGCATCTGTGCTTCGCGATATCGTTCTTCACGTCCGGGTTGATCATTAACACCGTGCAATGCATACTGTACATCGGCTTGAAGCCATTCAACAAGCACCTCTACCGCACGATCGGTTACTATCTCTGCTATTCGTTTTACTCTC AACTGGTATTTCTGGCCGACTGGTGGTCAAACACGACGCTAAACTTGTACATCAGCGATGAGGATATGAAGCACTGCGGTACCGagcatgtgctgctgctgatgaaccACACGTACGAGATCGATTGGCTGATCGGGTGGATGTTCTGCGAGAAGGTGCGCGTCCTCGGTAACTGCAAGGCGTACGCGAAGAAGGTGATCCAGTACATACCGACCATCGGCTGGGCCTGGAAGTTTGCCGAGTTTGTGTTTCTCGAGCGATCGTTCGAGAAGGATCGCGAAATCATCGGTCGACAGATCACCGAAATCCTCGACTACCCCGATCCGGTATGGTTGCTACTGAACGCTGAAGGTACACGTTTCACCGAATCGAAGCATGCAGCGTCGGTCAAGTTTGCCAAGGAGAAGGGCATGGTACCGCTGAAACACCATCTGATTCCACGCACCAAGGGCTTTACCGCCAGCTTACCGTACCTGCGCGAAAAGTGCCCCGCGGTGCTAGATATTCAATTGGCCATCAGCAAGGATTCGACG GTGAAACCGACGATTTTCAACATTCTCAACGGTAAACCCATCACGGCGCACATGTGTGTCCGCCGTTTTCCCACCAAATCGCTCCcagagcaggaagaggaggcgGCTGCCTGGTTGCAGAATTTGTTCCGCCAGAAGGATCGCATGCAGGATAGCTTCCATCGCCATGGTAACTTCTTTACCGATTCCGGCATCACCGAGCGGCCCAAGGTAACGCTGCACCGCCGACCGACCACCCTGCTGAACACGGCATTCTGGGCCGTGGCCACGCTAACACCAATGCTGTACTATCTCGTGCGGTTGCTGTTCAGTGGCGAGATACTGTACTTTTCGATTGGCGTTGGTATTCTGTTTGCCT TTTACATGCTGATGGTGAAAGCGATTGGAATGTCGAAGATTAGCAAAGCGTCTTCGTACGGTGCGGTCAAAGGACAGCATGgtgaaaatggccaacaagTGAATTCCGGCGATGGAATCGCCCAAACATCCACCGAATCGGCCAAAGATAAGTAA
- the LOC126578681 gene encoding ankyrin repeat domain-containing protein 50 yields MLPKKIMFGEKLFGGLNMEMIASNDTDDSMEKFALASGKLQSIVTDLGKALLQAAKLGNTDKVHELMSRGAPFTADWLGTTPLHLAARYNHIETSRVLLRAGISKDSKTKVDRTPLHMAVFHGNIEIVELLLSHKCEVDAKDMLKMTALHWGVERKHTKIVEMLLQYGADPNVVSKFGKTPIQLATESDQPNLVRLMTLANQMRAASSEQVGVQEATDSLMFELQQHKERHAGQQKDSAGARLTDRTTGVDGTDVEDNITMDLSNDSNLSAHLNGGSLANGGASGASHDDTDNLIEREDSLSDAMTNLEQSTETDPKNLDSSTLQMLKQHGISLIPSDDTGSLITSAIQSGRKIVLSEAGKYALNETRKLQSVASTTTPTGTTHQTKLHHSSPSALHTIGASKPKTIKIIKKPPSGSSFAMSGLPGHHQQHQVHQVQHHPAHHQQLHGTGASPTLKTNKVIKILSPEEFQQICSGDVNSIKRMPSNEFKKAITTTSLRVPVGNRSTLSSKPFSKIVMTKGGQRIPVTAAPGINVISARAATGSGVASSTTEEIVKAKLSTSSGGGLNGLPVGSSRHIITSADGVKRLRTATGMEIISALPTKLPQDTVVSVETGTRTTALVGSGSTGTHQQRLAVGGGAHSSKVTTTTATGLMVELHERQMVEMKKLIEDLRKQFELSQKQNGEYRTRLEKLEKEVQSLKQQQQQQKQTATSSSNFIEII; encoded by the exons ATGTTGCCGAAGAAGATCATGTTCGGGGAAAAACTGTTCGGTGGCCTCAACATGGAAATGATAGCGAGCAACGATACGGATGACTCGATGGAGAAGTTTGCCCTTGCTTCCGGG AAGCTCCAATCAATCGTAACGGACCTCGGGAAGGCACTGCTCCAAGCGGCCAAGCTCGGCAACACGGACAAGGTGCATGAACTGATGAGCCGCGGTGCACCGTTTACGGCCGATTGG CTCGGAACGACTCCACTACATCTTGCAGCACGGTACAATCACATCGAAACGTCCCGGGTACTGCTGCGAGCCGGCATAAGCAAGGATTCGAAAACAAAAGTCGACCGAACGCCACTGCATATGGCTGTGTTTCACGGTAACATCGAGATTGTAGAACTGCTGCTTAGCCACAAGTGTGAAGTCGATGCGAAGGACATG CTCAAGATGACGGCCTTGCACTGGGGGGTAGAGCGGAAACACACAAAGATCGTCGAGATGCTGCTACAGTATGGTGCCGATCCGAACGTGGTGTCCAAGTTTGGTAAAACCCCGATCCAGCTTGCCACCGAATCGGACCAACCCAACCTGGTGCGTCTGATGACGCTGGCCAATCAGATGCGGGCAGCGAGTAGCGAGCAAGTGGGG GTGCAGGAGGCAACCGATAGTTTGATGTTTGAGTTGCAGCAACACAAGGAACGGCATGCTGGGCAGCAAAAGGACAGCGCCGGTGCCCGGCTTACGGATCGGACCACCGGTGTCGATGGTACCGATGTGGAGGACAACATTACAATGGACCTGAGCAATGACAGCAATCTGTCGGCGCACCTGAACGGAGGATCGctggcgaacggtggtgccagtggtgcaTCCCACGACGATACGGACAATCTGATCGAGCGAGAGGACAGCCTGAGCGATGCGATGACCAATCTCGAGCAGAGCACGGAAACGGATCCGAAAAATCTCGACTCCAGCACGCTGCAGATGCTGAAGCAGCACGGTATCTCGCTGATACCGTCCGATGACACCGGTAGCCTTATAACGTCGGCCATTCAGAGTGGCCGCAAGATCGTCCTATCGGAAGCGGGCAAATATGCGCTTAACGAAACGAGGAAACTACAATCCGTCGCCTCTACGACGACACCGACTGGGACGACACATCAAACGAAACTACACCACAGTTCACCCTCGGCACTGCACACGATCGGAGCCAGCAAACCGAAGACAATCAAAATCATCAAGAAACCACCATCAGGTTCTTCGTTCGCTATGAGCGGCTTACCGgggcaccatcagcagcaccaggtgcACCAGGTGCAGCATCATCCGgcgcaccatcaacagctCCACGGTACCGGCGCATCGCCTACGCTTAAGACGAATAAAGTGATCAAGATACTGTCTCCGGAAGAGTTCCAGCAAATCTGCAGCGGTGACGTGAACAGCATAAAGCGGATGCCGTCCAATGAGTTCAAGAAGGCGATTACCACGACCTCTTTAAG GGTACCCGttggcaatcgatcgacgcTGTCATCGAAACCGTTCAGCAAAATCGTTATGACAAAGGGTGGCCAACGGATACCGGTGACGGCGGCCCCGGGAATCAACGTGATATCGGCTCGCGCCGCAACTGGTAGTGGTGTTGCTAGTTCGACGACTGAGGAAATCGTGAAAGCGAAGCTTAGCACCAGTAGTGGTGGAGGTCTGAATGGGCTACCCGTGGGTAGCAGTAGGCACATCATCACATCTGCCGATGGTGTAAAGCGACTTCGGAcggccaccggaatggaaatTATCTCGGCTCTGCCCACCAAGCTGCCCCAGGATACGGTGGTATCGGTGGAAACGGGCACTCGTACTACGGCGCTAGTAGGCAGTGGGAGCACCGgtacgcaccagcagcggctcgcggtaggtggtggtgcccaCAGCAGTAAGGTTACGAcaaccactgccaccggtctGATGGTGGAGCTACACGAACGGCAGATGGTAGAGATGAAAAAACTCATCGAAGATCTGCGAAAACAGTTTGAGTTGTCGCAAAAGCAGAACGGAGAGTACCGGACACGCCTCGAGAAGCTGGAAAAGGAGGTGCAATccctcaagcagcagcagcagcagcaaaagcagacCGCTACTAGCTCAAGCAATTTCATCGAAATCATCTAG
- the LOC126574436 gene encoding AT-rich interactive domain-containing protein 1B, which produces MPIQAPQWTEFLSCPVCCNEFAANSRPPISLGCGHTICRTCLATLHHRQCPFDQTVISTDLDYLPINNALLQLVSNPVIPSSASSPPYGGSRGGNGASGSAVGNGGGASSPGGSSQGAVCGSRNNSTASSTNGNGSSSSSSSSSSSSSSSSSTSSTSSTASSGSSSASSSCSTASPGSVKGGNANSGSGNSAAAATDPDLSSTSVQSLSPEDLQCYKTAKSCIEQLALYLKPCPASIGTGGGAGGGAGVGSGNSGAGGSTAATGISGSGGGGGSLLSRQMQRKLVILVNCQLIEDEGRARSLRAARSLGERTVMELILHHQNPQQLSTNLWAAVRARGCQFLGPAMQEEVLKLVLLALEDGSALSRKVLVMFVVQRLEPHFSQASKTSIGHVVQLLYRASCFKVSKREGDSSLMQLKEEFRTYEALRREHDAQIVQIATEAGLRIAPDQWSSLLYGDTAHKSHMQSINDKLQTPQSFVQSVQELIIALQRTGDPANLSGLRNHLKHLAGIDWNAENHIPSWAECAAALQAVKRVVAGLVEFVQHHGNRKLQEAGHLAHNRNYKISLCRDLNNRGTCPRGPNCTFAHSEEELEKYRTKLRKNHAPIPLRPPMSNGKDHAIGSSNVTRTRAAGGPVGDGFLGEGSASGPGGGMHPGSSSSHGHHSSGEEASPVRYPKGPVVGGGGGGVHHHRMMDKSPIGSHTSGGSAGTNGGGSHMSSHSYGGINSAVQGGSPNQATSMNGGRTGSGAGEGGSVPYGVSGSHQHGGAGGNGGGMNYHLNRPPHAPPVGGPAGPPVAGHHHHHHHHHQQQHHNASQSMRYRPPPHMGTGGSGAPGYLGGNGPAPPPPHPGMLHHGGNTGSNGGSNNHHLQPSTGGYPPPHLPSSLDQHGHGPPLPPPLPPSSGSMHHPPYHGGGQNMPQQHGAGGEYLDKHMVAEHHLHHPHHHQQQQQHHHSQHHHLPGGLHGNHQQHRRSGGGAAGAYAWEPGNLASPGAISSPGGPLPPSAHHLQLGAGDKLVNSPSGHSQQQSNFPLLVSPPSSPYVGRDKNGHSGGTVLPPSGQQQQQQQQQHSGGAGSQHGIPGMASKYGVAANGTGSGGAGPMMHHQNQHNFHHKLPPQHPSRTDYKDKHHGNRMPSAQSLSSSSNSNNNSMATPHGLGPPTPYNDGRNVGRGGSQAQHYVDVVPSANGSNQTGRNGVMAGPGPQHSNGSTGASGGSGSYHHLPPSYQRGGGVGPPVNDASGYGFPKMLFETPPAGKKPSFTQQIINQQLSHLELANPNAPGGAGKPDMFIRSDSLLADDDALLMAEQDFNSSTQYGPISRMNPIGTERIDLGLTPRGPRNLTDWWSSTLHAEQSSTDSSSASSPFYHGTGAPPTSAQQQLASQHHHKQQPPQHQLPLQSQTQATAPPAAHPPTTGHHHHHHLQHLPGQPYHGAQQQPAVVGGKLIPGAGEIPSPEQNNNSLDFDLRSVDKKELEYGDTTIIGSSAHVDCCDPIAAVDGLTGPIVVTSSGECGGSTTFLLQSMPRGRPFASPHSYVTSTGMETGLGDQLTAGQTTARGSEMDMKSGVQSPAGGIAGEVSPTVATSATMWMDSVLDLGEKDGTTSSTTGSKSVGNAATLSKLQTIAMLDTFMDKKGYNTNSPSPGVGVLQSDGDKRCNGDGGEIGRLHEMLLNTSQPASPATSGDHHRTNDEQHKQSAFQELTDLRSQPRTNQTSVSVMLTSVQSVCSSSPTLNSCASVDEVSASMWSNLIDLTSLKPSLPTSASSSSLGLVDPLNDSVTGAVAGAGSSCNTSTNSASSIMLLGGAGGSSSSTSTNALGCEDSYEAGIADGMRELELRLETELQLDENGI; this is translated from the exons ATGCCAATACAGGCGCCCCAATGGACAGAGTTTCTCAGCTGTCCCGTTTGCTGCAACGAGTTTGCGGCGAACTCGCGCCCACCGATCAGTCTAGGATGCGGCCACACCATCTGCCGCACCTGTCTCGCTAcccttcaccatcgccagtGTCCGTTCGATCAg ACTGTTATATCGACTGATTTAGACTATCTACCGATAAACAATGCATTGCTGCAGCTAGTCAGCAATCCGGTAATCCCATCGTCGGCGTCATCTCCACCGTATGGCGGCAGCAGGGGAGGAAACGGAGCTAGTGGTAGCGCCGTCGGTAATGGAGGTGGTGCATCTTCGCCCGGAGGAAGCTCCCAGGGAGCGGTGTGTGGTAGCAGAAACAATAGCACCGCCAGCAGtaccaacggcaacggtagcagtagcagcagtagcagtagcagtagtagtagcagcagcagcagcagcactagcagcactagcagtaCGGCAagtagcggcagtagcagcgccagcagtagCTGCAGTACGGCCTCCCCAGGCAGCGTTAAGGGAGGAAACGCTAATAGTGGGAGCGGAAActccgcagcagctgctaccgATCCGGATCTAAGCTCGACGAGCGTTCAAAGTCTCAGCCCGGAGGATTTGCAATGCTACAAGACGGCCAAAAGTTGCATCGAGCAGCTAGCGCTCTACTTGAAACCATGCCCGGCATCCATCGGCACAGGTGGTGgggcaggtggtggtgctggagtggGCAGTGGAAacagtggtgccggtggcagtACGGCCGCAACGGGAATTAGTGgttccggcggtggcggtggaagccTACTATCCCGGCAGATGCAACGGAAGCTGGTGATTCTGGTCAACTGTCAGCTGATCGAAGATGAGGGTCGCGCACGATCGCTGCGtgccgcacgctcgctcggcgAGCGCACGGTCATGGAGCTGATCCTGCACCACCAGAACCCGCAGCAGCTGAGTACGAATTTGTGGGCGGCAGTGCGGGCCCGCGGTTGCCAATTCCTCGGTCCCGCCATGCAGGAGGAAGTGCTGAAGTTGGTGCTGCTCGCGCTCGAAGATGGTTCGGCGTTATCGCGCAAGGTGCTGGTCATGTTTGTCGTCCAACGGCTAGAGCCGCACTTTTCGCAAGCTTCGAAAACGAGCATCGGCCAcgtggtgcagctgctgtaCCGTGCGAGTTGCTTTAAGGTGTCGAAGCGCGAAGGCGATTCCTCGCTGATGCAACTGAAGGAGGAGTTCCGCACGTACGAGGCGCTACGGCGCGAACATGACGCACAGATTGTGCAGATTGCGACCGAGGCCGGTTTACGGATTGCGCCGGACCAGTGGTCTTCGCTACTGTACGGTGATACGGCGCACAAGTCGCATATGCAGAGCATCAACGATAAGCTGCAGACGCCGCAATCGTTCGTGCAGTCGGTGCAGGAACTGATCATCGCACTGCAGCGTACGGGGGATCCGGCGAACCTGTCCGGACTGCGGAACCATCTGAAGCATTTGGCCGGGATCGACTGGAACGCGGAGAACCACATCCCGAGCTGGGCGGAGTGTGCGGCGGCACTGCAGGCGGTCAAGCGCGTCGTGGCGGGTCTGGTGGAGTTCGTACAGCATCACGGTAACCGGAAGTTGCAGGAGGCAGGCCATTTGGCTCACAATCGGAACTACAAGATTAGTCTGTGCCGCGATCTGAACAACCGTGGCACGTGTCCCCGTGGACCGAACTGTACCTTTGCCCACTCGGAAGAAGAGCTGGAGAAGTATCGGACAAAACTGCGGAAGAATCATGCCCCGATTCCATTGCGGCCACCAATGTCGAACGGGAAGGATCATGCGATCGGTTCCTCGAACGTTACTCGTacgagagcagcaggaggacCCGTTGGGGATGGTTTCCTGGGTGAGGGCAGTGCCAGTGGGCCTGGTGGTGGGATGCATCCCGGTTCGAGCTCATCGCACGGTCACCATTCATCCGGGGAAGAAGCGTCTCCGGTTCGCTATCCGAAGGGGCCagtggttggtggcggtggaggtggtgtccatcatcatcgcatgaTGGACAAATCGCCAATTGGAAGCCATACCAGTGGAGGAAGTGCCGggacgaatggtggtggtagtcaTATGAGCTCCCATTCGTACGGTGGCATCAATAGCGCGGTTCAGGGTGGTTCACCAAATCAAGCAACGTCGATGAATGGTGGAAGAACTGgtagcggtgctggtgaaggagGCAGTGTACCGTATGGTGTCAGTGGCAGTCATCAACacggtggtgcaggtggcaATGGGGGTGGAATGAACTACCATCTTAATCGACCACCGCATGCGCCACCGGTAGGCGGTCCAGCAGGACCACCAGTCGCtggacatcatcaccatcatcaccatcatcatcagcagcagcatcacaatgCATCACAGTCGATGCGCTATCGTCCTCCGCCACATATGGGCACCGGAGGATCCGGGGCTCCTGGGTATCTTGGTGGAAATGGCCCAGCCCCGCCGCCACCTCATCCGGGCATGCTCCATCATGGCGGCAATACCGGCAGTAACGGTGGCAGcaataatcatcatcttcagcccAGTACAGGAGGATATCCACCACCTCATCTTCCGTCATCGTTGGATCAGCATGGCCATGGTCCTCCGTTAcctccaccgctgccaccatcatcgggttCAATGCATCACCCACCGTACCATGGAGGTGGACAAAACATGCCACAGCAACACGGTGCTGGAGGAGAGTATCTGGACAAGCATATGGTTGCCGaacaccaccttcaccatccacaccatcaccagcagcaacaacaacaccaccataGTCAACATCATCACTTACCCGGTGGTCTCCATGgtaatcatcagcagcatcgtcgctCTGGTGGTGGGGCAGCTGGAGCATATGCCTGGGAACCCGGTAACCTTGCCAGTCCTGGTGCAATATCTTCGCCGGGAGGACCACTACCTCCTTCAGCTCATCATTTGCAGCTAGGAGCGGGAGACAAATTAGTCAACTCTCCATCTGGCCattcgcagcagcaaagcaactTTCCACTTTTAGTATCACCACCCTCTTCACCGTATGTGGGACGAGACAAAAATGGCCACTCTGGTGGAACGGTTCTTCCTCCGTctggtcaacagcagcagcagcagcagcagcagcattcaggAGGAGCCGGCTCACAGCATGGGATACCGGGAATGGCTTCGAAGTATGGCGTTGCTGCAAACGGcaccggtagtggtggtgctggacctATGATGCATCATCAAAACCAGCACAACTTTCACCACAAACTTCCACCACAACATCCATCGCGCACGGATTACAAGGATAAGCATCATGGTAATCGCATGCCATCAGCGCAgtcgctcagcagcagcagcaacagcaacaacaacagtatgGCTACTCCACATGGCCTTGGACCGCCAACTCCCTACAATGATGGCCGTAATGTTGGTAGAGGTGGGTCTCAAGCGCAACACTACGTTGATGTAGTACCGTCAGCAAATGGATCGAATCAAACCGGGCGCAACGGTGTCATGGCTGGCCCTGGCCCACAGCATAGTAATGGTTCgactggtgctagtggtggtagtggcagcTATCACCATCTTCCACCATCGTACCAacgtggaggaggagtaggaccTCCGGTAAACGATGCCAGTGGGTATGGGTTCCCGAAGATGCTGTTCGAAACACCTCCAGCCGGAAAGAAACCTTCCTTCACTCAGCAAATCATCAATCAGCAATTGAGTCACCTCGAATTGGCAAATCCGAATGCACCGGGTGGCGCCGGAAAGCCGGACATGTTTATACGCTCCGATTCACTGttggcggatgatgatgcgctgctGATGGCCGAGCAGGATTTCAATTCATCCACCCAGTACGGACCAATCTCACGTATGAATCCCATCGGTACGGAACGGATCGACCTCGGGCTAACGCCACGCGGGCCAAGAAACTTGACCGATTGGTGGTCGTCGACATTACACGCGGAACAATCGTCGACGGATAGTTCGTCTGCCTCGTCGCCGTTCTATCATGGAACGGGCGCTCCACCAACCAGtgcccagcagcagttggcATCCCAACACCATCATaagcagcaaccaccgcaGCATCAACTGCCGTTGCAGTCACAGACACAAGCGACtgcacctccagcagcacacccACCAACAactggccatcatcaccatcatcaccttcaacaTCTTCCAGGGCAACCATATCATggtgcacagcagcaaccggcagtGGTTGGAGGAAAACTCATACCAGGTGCAGGTGAAATCCCCTCGccagaacagaacaacaacTCGCTCGACTTCGATCTGCGCAGCGTAGACAAGAAGGAGCTGGAGTATGGTgataccaccatcatcggcagtAGTGCGCATGTCGATTGTTGCGATCCGATTGCGGCTGTCGATGGCCTAACTGGACCCATAGTGGTCACTTCTAGTGGTGAATGTGGAGGATCTACGACTTTTCTGCTGCAATCGATGCCGAGAGGACGACCGTTCGCATCACCTCATTCGTACGTTACCAGTACGGGTATGGAGACAGGATTGGGCGATCAACTGACGGCTGGACAGACAACAGCTAGGGGTTCTGAAATGGACATGAAG TCCGGCGTACAGTCCCCTGCGGGCGGAATAGCTGGAGAAGTATCTCCAACTGTTGCGACATCGGCCACCATGTGGATGGACAGTGTACTCGATCTAGGGGAAAAGGATGGTACTACGAGCAGCACGACAGGCAGTAAATCGGTTGGCAATGCTGCGACCTTATCGAAACTCCAAACGATAGCGATGTTGGATACGTTCATGGACAAAAAGGGGTATAACACCAACAGTCCATCGCCTGGAGTTGGTGTGCTGCAGTCTGATGGAGATAAACGTtgcaatggcgatggcggagAGATTGGTCGTCTGCATGAAATGCTACTCaacaccagccaaccagcgtcACCGGCAACGAGcggtgatcatcatcgaaccaACGACGAGCAGCACAAGCAAAGCGCGTTCCAAGAGCTGACAGATCTGCGT AGCCAGCCTCGCACTAACCAGACGTCCGTTTCCGTGATGCTGACGTCGGTACAGTCCGTATGCTCGTCCTCACCCACGTTGAACTCCTGCGCAAGCGTTGACGAGGTTTCGGCATCGATGTGGAGCAATCTGATCGATCTGACCAGCCTTAAGCCTTCGCTACCGACGTCCGCATCTTCGTCTTCGCTAGGGCTAGTGGATCCCCTCAACGATTCTGTTACTGGTGCTGTCGCTGGTGCCGGTAGTAGCTGCAACACTAGCACCAACAGTGCTAGCAGCATCATGcttctcggtggtgctggtggtagcagcagtagcactagCACCAATGCACTTGGCTGCGAGGATTCGTACGAAGCGGGCATAGCAGATGGAATGCGTGAGCTGGAGCTCCGGCTGGAGACGGAGTTACAGCTGGACGAGAACGGTATCTAA